The Primulina huaijiensis isolate GDHJ02 chromosome 12, ASM1229523v2, whole genome shotgun sequence genome has a window encoding:
- the LOC140990034 gene encoding protein SOB FIVE-LIKE 5-like, translated as MNVSNSECSSTGCESGWTMYLDQTSNFTEKYSRVLVKNVNPDQEDEDLSMVSDASSGPPQFQEHENYAGGKNLQLFHGYDESSIPENKRKSKQNKSIAKELTRVKKQESFGLDDTATSPLPHFAQASSRNRRNNMFC; from the coding sequence ATGAACGTATCGAATTCTGAATGCAGCAGTACTGGATGCGAATCAGGTTGGACGATGTACTTGGATCAAACATCAAATTTCACTGAAAAATACAGCAGGGTTTTGGTTAAAAATGTGAATCCAGATCAAGAAGATGAAGATTTATCCATGGTTTCGGATGCATCATCAGGCCCTCCACAGTTCCAAGAACACGAAAACTATGCCGGTGGCAAGAATCTGCAGCTGTTTCATGGCTATGATGAATCTTCAATTCCTGAAAATAAGAGAAAGAGTAAGCAGAATAAGAGTATAGCTAAAGAGCTAACGAGGGTTAAAAAGCAAGAGAGTTTTGGCCTGGATGACACTGCCACGTCTCCACTTCCTCATTTCGCACAGGCAAGTTCAAGAAATAGACGAAACAATATGTTTTGCTAA
- the LOC140990729 gene encoding uncharacterized protein, whose protein sequence is MSHRKPLDSVLPTETFELDSGLSLVPRIKLNLTIHRADKSVYPIDEWKLKRSLSDYFKTSHSISVAEEDIRIHKYKDLKKRKREDPVARGSIFILDFGSFSKGAFGDLSEGDGVEDTFLEWRKGFVEKMDGMELNLEGVKFKLSAVLPLSDDFEGMKKEWEEVAAFGHSRYRMAERQQPDTLIMRGAPSRWFAEPRVSSKPSMLVTHTLLSAFGEIRNLDVAEDNDRAEVDVEDGGDLVSGLNCKIVVRFKGHTEFYNALKVLCGRSLVKQGSRLRADYEVVWDKNGFFQNSKGQVEDRRWMPVTGSRNNRNQAYGHGSQASRFISDDSRRKRFKE, encoded by the exons ATGAGCCACCGGAAACCACTTGACAGCGTTCTCCCAACGGAGACCTTTGAACTCGATTCCGGTCTTTCTTTAGTCCCTCGTATAAAACTCAATCTTACAATCCACCGTGCGGACAAATCCGTGTACCCTATCGACGAGTGGAAGCTGAAACGTTCGTTAAGCGATTACTTCAAAACCTCCCACTCAATATCCGTTGCCGAAGAAGACATAAGAATACACAAGTACAAGGATTTAAAAAAGAGGAAGCGTGAAGATCCGGTGGCTCGTGGGAGtatatttattttagattttgGGTCTTTTTCGAAGGGGGCGTTTGGAGACTTGAGCGAAGGAGATGGCGTGGAAGACACATTTCTGGAGTGGAGAAAGGGCTTTGTGGAGAAGATGGATGGAATGGAGTTGAATTTGGAGGGGGTGAAGTTTAAGTTGAGTGCTGTGTTGCCCTTGTCCGATGATTTTGAAGGGATGAAGAAAGAATGGGAGGAAGTTGCTGCCTTTGGACATTCga GGTACCGAATGGCTGAGAGACAGCAGCCTGATACCCTCATAATGAGAGGTGCACCATCAAGGTGGTTTGCCGAGCCGCGAGTTTCATCCAAACCTTCAATGCTAGTTACTCACACACTTCTCTCGGCATTTGGAGAGATAAG AAATCTTGATGTTGCTGAGGACAATGATAGAGCTGAGGTTGATGTTGAAGACGGTGGGGACCTAGTTTCTGGCCTCAATTGTAAGATTGTTGTTCGGTTCAAAGGTCACACAGAGTTTTACAATGCTTTAAAGGTTTTATGCGGCCGGTCCTTAGTCAAG CAAGGATCACGCTTGAGGGCTGATTATGAAGTGGTTTGGGATAAGAATGGATTCTTTCAAAATTCTAAAGGCCAAGTGGAAGATAGAAGATGGATGCCAGTGACAGGATCAAGAAATAATAGAAATCAAGCATATGGACATGGGTCTCAAGCCTCTCGGTTTATCTCTGATGATTCGCGGAGGAAACGCTTCAAG GAATga
- the LOC140990510 gene encoding WD repeat-containing protein PCN-like isoform X1, with protein MLKVHRSSSVEWNPSPVVALATSADGSQVAAARADSSVEIWLVSPGSVGWHCQLTIHGDPNSRVSSLVWCRSEPTGASLGRLFSSSIDGSISEWDLFDLRQKRVLDSIGISIWQIAAEPCYDLLFGVNQEINPRENGHTSSINSCLDEEESVESEDDEVAIEHHEDSDAKNTLLAAACDDGCVRVYSVSGAEKLTYNRTLPRVSGRTLSVAWSPDASRIYSGSSDGFIRCWDAKLAHEIYRITVAIGGPGSGSDLCIWSLLALRCGTIVSADSSGSVQFWDSQFGTLLQAHTYHKGDVNALAATPNHNRVFSTGSDGQVILYKVSNGVVGSCDGKSDTVKKWTYIRGVRAHTHDVKALTVAVPINHDADIHPEEKVKRPRGKEKPLDFSYHEWAHLGVPMLISAGDDTKLFAYSAMKFDKFSPHDICPAPQRMPMQLVMKTVFNQMSLLLIQAAHWLDIYCVRLKNGYVSDISPGPSGGLASTDLVARVKSKASRKITCSTISSSGTSFAYSDHVKPNLFELRRSKSGRRLWTVNKRQLPLKIPFAHCMIFSSDSSRLLLAGQDRRIYVVNVGSAEVVHVFTPCSRDDVEELPPCEPPITKMFTSIDDRWLAAINCFGDLYIFNLETLRQHWFLSRLDGASVTAGGFTPQSSNILIISTSSNQVYALDVESKQLGGWSIRHTFSLPRRYLEFPGEVIGLSFPPSSSSSVIVYSPRAMCLIDFGLPVGRDDDVEFANDQGLTRKLHSNGVLKHKRKVNELETKHGGRKNFEFCAFRDPVLFVEHLSKNSLLVIDKPWIQVVKTFDTQPVHRHIFGT; from the exons ATGCTTAAAGTTCATCGGAGCAGCTCAGTGGAGTGGAATCCATCCCCTGTCGTTGCCCTAGCCACCAGCGCAGACGGCTCTCAGGTCGCCGCCGCTCGCGCTGACAGCTCTGTAGAGATTTGGCTGGTATCCCCAGGCTCCGTTGGTTGGCACTGTCAGCTT ACGATACATGGGGACCCTAATTCGAGAGTTTCATCTCTGGTGTGGTGTCGTTCCGAGCCGACAGGTGCATCTCTGGGTCGACTGTTCTCGTCCAGCATCGATGGTTCTATTTCCGAATGGGATCTGTTTGATTTAAGACAAAAG AGGGTTTTGGATTCAATTGGGATCTCGATATGGCAAATTGCTGCCGAACCATGCTATGATCTGCTATTCGGCGTCAACCAGGAAATCAATCCTCGTGAAAATGGTCATACTAGTTCAATCAATAGTTGCCTCGATGAAGAGGAGAGTGTTGAAAGTGAAGATGACGAAGTTGCTATTGAGCATCACGAGGATAGTGATGCTAAGAATACCCTTCTAGCAGCTGCTTGTGATGATGGCTGTGTGCGAGTTTATAGTGTTTCAGGTGCAGAGAAACTTACTTACAACAGGACACTGCCTAGGGTCAGTG GACGCACATTAAGTGTGGCATGGAGTCCCGACGCGAGCAGGATTTATTCAGGGAGTAGTGATGG ATTCATAAGGTGTTGGGATGCTAAGCTGGCTCATGAGATCTACAGAATAACTGTTGCAATTGGAGGTCCTGGGAGTGGAAGTGATCTTTGCATATGGTCTTTACTTGCATTGAG ATGTGGAACCATCGTCAGTGCGGATAGTTCTGGTAGTGTGCAATTCTGGGACAGTCAATTTGGGACGCTTTTGCAGGCACATACTTATCATAAGGGTGACGTAAATGCCTTAGCCGCAACTCCTAACCATAACAGAGTATTTTCTACTGGTTCAGATGGTCAG GTCATACTTTATAAAGTTTCCAATGGCGTTGTTGGTTCTTGTGATGGAAAGTCCGACACTGTAAAAAAATGGACATATATTCGCGGTGTAAGGGCTCATACACATGATGTAAAGGCGTTGACTGTAGCAGTACCTATAAACCATGATG CAGATATACATCCTGAGGAGAAGGTTAAAAGGCCACGAGGCAAGGAAAAGCCGCTTGATTTCAGTTATCATGAGTGGGCCCATTTGGGTGTGCCCATGCTTATCTCAGCTGGTGATGACACTAAACTATTCGCATACTCTGCTATGAAGTTTGACAAGTTTTCTCCCCATGATATATGCCCTGCTCCACAGAGAATGCCCATGCAGCTAGTGATGAAAACTGTTTTCAATCAGATGTCGTTGCTTTTGATCCAGGCTGCTCACTGGTTAGACATTTACTGTGTGCGTTTGAAAAATGGTTATGTCTCCGACATCAGCCCTGGACCGTCTGGTGGGCTTGCAAGCACAGATTTAGTGGCAAGAGTTAAATCTAAAGCTTCTCGGAAGATCACATGCAGTACAATTTCCTCATCAGGCACATCATTTGCCTACTCCGACCATGTGAAACctaatttatttgaattgaGAAGAAGTAAATCTGGCAGGAGATTGTGGACAGTAAATAAAAGGCAGCTTCCTCTGAAAATACCATTTGCCCATTGCATGATTTTTAGTTCTGATTCTTCACGTTTGTTATTAGCTGGGCAAGATAGGAGGATATAT GTTGTAAATGTGGGAAGTGCAGAGGTTGTTCATGTCTTTACTCCTTGTTCCAGAGACGATGTTGAGGAATTGCCGCCTTGTGAACCTCCCATTACAAAAATGTTCACGAGTATTGATGATCGGTGGCTAGCTGCCATCAACTGCTTTggagatttatatattttcaatcTTGAAACATTGAG GCAACACTGGTTCTTATCAAGATTGGATGGGGCCTCTGTTACTGCTGGTGGTTTTACGCCTCAAAGCAGTAACATTCTTATTATTTCCACCTCATCAAATCAAGTTTATGCATTGGACGTGGAGTCCAAACAATTGGGAGGATGGTCCATTCGTCATACATTTTCTCTCCCCAGAAGATATCTGGAATTTCCTGGAGAAGTAATTGGTCTTTCCTTCCCGCCATCCTCTAGTTCTTCTGTTATTGTCTACAGTCCCAG GGCGATGTGCTTGATTGATTTTGGGTTGCCTGTTGGTAGAGATGATGATGTTGAGTTTGCAAATGATCAAGGACTAACAAGAAAGCTACACAGCAATGGTGTTCTGAAACATAAGCGGAAAGTTAACGAATTAGAAACTAAACATGGTGGTAGaaagaattttgaattttgtgctTTCAGGGATCCTGTTTTATTCGTTGAACATCTTTCTAAAAATTCTCTCTTGGTCATAGACAAGCCGTGGATACAAGTTGTTAAGACTTTTGATACCCAACCTGTTCACAGACATATTTTTGGGACATAA
- the LOC140990698 gene encoding protein PHLOEM PROTEIN 2-LIKE A10-like → MESRLARSRLNFALTKKKWIFSLGLVGISTYGLYKVYHIPSVTRKRERIMKILGSLVSMADMATDFAETITVVSRDLKEFLKSDSDEMPNSLRQLSKISRSEEFSESVTRVLQAMTVGILRGYKVGNGGVEMQEMDKLSLPDRIMDKLMSRAGTGLVSVIVGSFARNLVLGFYGNGSWEGSSESGQLDAPCMKSSSITSSRWLDMISDDRCKVLVADSIKTFVGTAVAVYLDKTMDVNIYDEMFAGLTNPKHQNDMESILVSLCNGMVETLVKTSHQVLTSSKSAPRLGSNDSSSIVDHSEASSLKSYKGFESEASLGKVGEMNGLIDLQQSGWISSVSSTLAVPSNRKFLLDVTGRVTFETVRSVIEYFLWRVMEFLKRSLNVVQDEVVERGFEVVRYFGSKSSVILTMCLMLFLHIVGTTGAILPA, encoded by the coding sequence ATGGAAAGTAGGTTGGCGAGAAGCCGATTAAATTTTGCTCTGACGAAGAAAAAATGGATCTTTTCGCTGGGATTGGTTGGAATCTCGACTTatggtttgtacaaagtgtacCATATACCCTCTGTGACTAGGAAAAGAGAGAGAATAATGAAAATATTGGGATCTCTGGTTTCAATGGCTGATATGGCTACTGATTTTGCTGAGACCATCACTGTCGTATCTAGGGATTTAAAGGAGTTTCTGAAATCTGATTCAGATGAAATGCCTAATAGTTTAAGGCAATTGTCGAAAATTTCTCGGTCAGAGGAATTTTCTGAATCCGTGACCCGTGTTTTACAGGCTATGACTGTAGGGATTTTAAGAGGTTATAAGGTAGGGAACGGTGGTGTCGAGATGCAAGAAATGGATAAACTGAGTCTTCCTGATAGGATCATGGATAAATTGATGTCACGTGCTGGAACTGGTCTCGTTTCTGTGATTGTTGGTAGTTTTGCGAGAAATTTGGTTTTGGGATTTTATGGTAATGGTTCCTGGGAAGGATCAAGTGAAAGTGGTCAGTTAGATGCGCCATGTATGAAGTCAAGTTCCATTACCTCGTCTAGATGGTTAGATATGATTTCGGATGATAGATGTAAGGTTTTAGTAGCAGACAGTATTAAGACCTTTGTTGGCACTGCAGTTGCAGTTTATCTCGATAAAACCATGGATGTTAATATTTACGATGAAATGTTCGCAGGATTGACTAATCCGAAACATCAAAATGACATGGAGAGTATCTTGGTTTCTCTCTGTAATGGGATGGTTGAAACTCTTGTTAAGACATCTCACCAAGTACTGACAAGTTCGAAATCAGCTCCTAGATTGGGATCAAATGATTCTTCTTCCATCGTTGACCATAGTGAAGCTTCAAGCTTGAAAAGCTACAAGGGTTTTGAGTCGGAGGCCTCTCTGGGTAAAGTGGGAGAGATGAATGGGTTGATTGATCTTCAACAAAGTGGGTGGATTAGTAGCGTGTCATCAACATTAGCAGTGCCTAGCAATCGTAAGTTTCTTCTCGATGTGACCGGTAGGGTGACATTTGAAACGGTTAGATCAGTGATCGAGTATTTCTTGTGGAGAGTGATGGAGTTCTTGAAAAGAAGTCTTAATGTGGTTCAAGATGAGGTTGTGGAGAGGGGATTTGAAGTGGTGAGATATTTTGGTTCAAAATCTTCTGTGATTCTCACCATGTGTCTCATGTTGTTTTTACACATTGtgggaaccactggagctataCTGCCTGCCTGA
- the LOC140990036 gene encoding uncharacterized protein, with amino-acid sequence MIQTINPYASARTAEIMSRYRPIAPKPEAPSIAENSDIQNGSEQENSGMPQSIRKSAYLRDVWAHLQARPTRTRKRGRSAAFPPPPMKRSRSGFQGISTPFKITNSPAKNLAMHGFSLVPINCGLDAAVTTLAESVALPILHYTSSDETQIPDTGNEVKDRVCSKGIDLNMEADEGPRELDFMPQLKQPVKSNIITPQPVRPIGSIIVVKNIGDYTGLHAATVKLPEEVEKEIEGDAVPAIISDSNNKVRVTNAAYKEMVGQPECFWLDCVAACGGGCKRIGGDVLLQFCGDSEVKIMSMHGFTSQVEIVWEREGKKICVDGFCDVVKVGSEEKNCRFLWTFHTSEATPKTGSDSDNI; translated from the coding sequence atgattcaaacaattaatccttatgcttctgcaagAACTGCTGAAATCATGTCTAGGTATAGGCCTATCGCTCCAAAGCCTGAAGCCCCTTCTATAGCTGAGAATAGTGATATTCAGAACGGAAGTGAACAAGAGAATTCCGGCATGCCTCAGAGTATAAGAAAGTCTGCGTATTTGAGGGATGTGTGGGCTCATCTCCAAGCCCGGCCGACGCGGACGCGGAAGAGGGGCCGGAGTGCCGCCTTTCCGCCACCACCTATGAAGAGATCGAGGAGTGGTTTCCAGGGCATCTCTACTCCTTTTAAGATTACAAATTCACCCGCTAAAAACTTGGCCATGCATGGATTTTCTCTAGTGCCGATTAACTGCGGCCTGGACGCGGCCGTGACCACCTTGGCTGAGTCGGTGGCGCTTCCTATTCTCCACTACACCTCCTCGGACGAGACCCAGATCCCGGATACTGGGAATGAGGTAAAAGATCGGGTTTGCAGCAAAGGAATAGATTTGAACATGGAAGCCGACGAAGGTCCTAGAGAATTAGATTTCATGCCACAACTAAAGCAGCCTGTGAAGTCAAATATCATCACGCCTCAGCCAGTTCGACCCATCGGCTCCATCATCGTCGTGAAGAACATCGGCGATTATACAGGGCTGCACGCCGCCACTGTAAAGCTACCGGAGGAGGTGGAGAAGGAGATCGAGGGGGATGCAGTACCGGCCATTATATCTGATTCTAACAATAAAGTAAGAGTCACAAATGCTGCATACAAGGAGATGGTAGGCCAGCCCGAATGCTTCTGGCTGGACTGTGTGGCGGCGTGCGGCGGCGGGTGCAAAAGAATTGGTGGCGATGTTTTGCTTCAATTTTGTGGGGATTCAGAGGTGAAGATTATGTCGATGCATGGGTTTACAAGCCAAGTTGAGATTGTGTGGGAGCGTGAAGGGAAGAAGATCTGTGTGGATGGTTTCTGTGATGTAGTGAAAGTAGGGTCTGAGGAGAAAAACTGCAGGTTTTTATGGACGTTTCATACAAGTGAAGCTACTCCCAAAACTGGTTCGGATTCCGataacatttga
- the LOC140990510 gene encoding WD repeat-containing protein PCN-like isoform X2 encodes MLKVHRSSSVEWNPSPVVALATSADGSQVAAARADSSVEIWLVSPGSVGWHCQLTIHGDPNSRVSSLVWCRSEPTGASLGRLFSSSIDGSISEWDLFDLRQKRVLDSIGISIWQIAAEPCYDLLFGVNQEINPRENGHTSSINSCLDEEESVESEDDEVAIEHHEDSDAKNTLLAAACDDGCVRVYSVSGAEKLTYNRTLPRVSGRTLSVAWSPDASRIYSGSSDGFIRCWDAKLAHEIYRITVAIGGPGSGSDLCIWSLLALRCGTIVSADSSGSVQFWDSQFGTLLQAHTYHKGDVNALAATPNHNRVFSTGSDGQVILYKVSNGVVGSCDGKSDTVKKWTYIRGVRAHTHDVKALTVAVPINHDDIHPEEKVKRPRGKEKPLDFSYHEWAHLGVPMLISAGDDTKLFAYSAMKFDKFSPHDICPAPQRMPMQLVMKTVFNQMSLLLIQAAHWLDIYCVRLKNGYVSDISPGPSGGLASTDLVARVKSKASRKITCSTISSSGTSFAYSDHVKPNLFELRRSKSGRRLWTVNKRQLPLKIPFAHCMIFSSDSSRLLLAGQDRRIYVVNVGSAEVVHVFTPCSRDDVEELPPCEPPITKMFTSIDDRWLAAINCFGDLYIFNLETLRQHWFLSRLDGASVTAGGFTPQSSNILIISTSSNQVYALDVESKQLGGWSIRHTFSLPRRYLEFPGEVIGLSFPPSSSSSVIVYSPRAMCLIDFGLPVGRDDDVEFANDQGLTRKLHSNGVLKHKRKVNELETKHGGRKNFEFCAFRDPVLFVEHLSKNSLLVIDKPWIQVVKTFDTQPVHRHIFGT; translated from the exons ATGCTTAAAGTTCATCGGAGCAGCTCAGTGGAGTGGAATCCATCCCCTGTCGTTGCCCTAGCCACCAGCGCAGACGGCTCTCAGGTCGCCGCCGCTCGCGCTGACAGCTCTGTAGAGATTTGGCTGGTATCCCCAGGCTCCGTTGGTTGGCACTGTCAGCTT ACGATACATGGGGACCCTAATTCGAGAGTTTCATCTCTGGTGTGGTGTCGTTCCGAGCCGACAGGTGCATCTCTGGGTCGACTGTTCTCGTCCAGCATCGATGGTTCTATTTCCGAATGGGATCTGTTTGATTTAAGACAAAAG AGGGTTTTGGATTCAATTGGGATCTCGATATGGCAAATTGCTGCCGAACCATGCTATGATCTGCTATTCGGCGTCAACCAGGAAATCAATCCTCGTGAAAATGGTCATACTAGTTCAATCAATAGTTGCCTCGATGAAGAGGAGAGTGTTGAAAGTGAAGATGACGAAGTTGCTATTGAGCATCACGAGGATAGTGATGCTAAGAATACCCTTCTAGCAGCTGCTTGTGATGATGGCTGTGTGCGAGTTTATAGTGTTTCAGGTGCAGAGAAACTTACTTACAACAGGACACTGCCTAGGGTCAGTG GACGCACATTAAGTGTGGCATGGAGTCCCGACGCGAGCAGGATTTATTCAGGGAGTAGTGATGG ATTCATAAGGTGTTGGGATGCTAAGCTGGCTCATGAGATCTACAGAATAACTGTTGCAATTGGAGGTCCTGGGAGTGGAAGTGATCTTTGCATATGGTCTTTACTTGCATTGAG ATGTGGAACCATCGTCAGTGCGGATAGTTCTGGTAGTGTGCAATTCTGGGACAGTCAATTTGGGACGCTTTTGCAGGCACATACTTATCATAAGGGTGACGTAAATGCCTTAGCCGCAACTCCTAACCATAACAGAGTATTTTCTACTGGTTCAGATGGTCAG GTCATACTTTATAAAGTTTCCAATGGCGTTGTTGGTTCTTGTGATGGAAAGTCCGACACTGTAAAAAAATGGACATATATTCGCGGTGTAAGGGCTCATACACATGATGTAAAGGCGTTGACTGTAGCAGTACCTATAAACCATGATG ATATACATCCTGAGGAGAAGGTTAAAAGGCCACGAGGCAAGGAAAAGCCGCTTGATTTCAGTTATCATGAGTGGGCCCATTTGGGTGTGCCCATGCTTATCTCAGCTGGTGATGACACTAAACTATTCGCATACTCTGCTATGAAGTTTGACAAGTTTTCTCCCCATGATATATGCCCTGCTCCACAGAGAATGCCCATGCAGCTAGTGATGAAAACTGTTTTCAATCAGATGTCGTTGCTTTTGATCCAGGCTGCTCACTGGTTAGACATTTACTGTGTGCGTTTGAAAAATGGTTATGTCTCCGACATCAGCCCTGGACCGTCTGGTGGGCTTGCAAGCACAGATTTAGTGGCAAGAGTTAAATCTAAAGCTTCTCGGAAGATCACATGCAGTACAATTTCCTCATCAGGCACATCATTTGCCTACTCCGACCATGTGAAACctaatttatttgaattgaGAAGAAGTAAATCTGGCAGGAGATTGTGGACAGTAAATAAAAGGCAGCTTCCTCTGAAAATACCATTTGCCCATTGCATGATTTTTAGTTCTGATTCTTCACGTTTGTTATTAGCTGGGCAAGATAGGAGGATATAT GTTGTAAATGTGGGAAGTGCAGAGGTTGTTCATGTCTTTACTCCTTGTTCCAGAGACGATGTTGAGGAATTGCCGCCTTGTGAACCTCCCATTACAAAAATGTTCACGAGTATTGATGATCGGTGGCTAGCTGCCATCAACTGCTTTggagatttatatattttcaatcTTGAAACATTGAG GCAACACTGGTTCTTATCAAGATTGGATGGGGCCTCTGTTACTGCTGGTGGTTTTACGCCTCAAAGCAGTAACATTCTTATTATTTCCACCTCATCAAATCAAGTTTATGCATTGGACGTGGAGTCCAAACAATTGGGAGGATGGTCCATTCGTCATACATTTTCTCTCCCCAGAAGATATCTGGAATTTCCTGGAGAAGTAATTGGTCTTTCCTTCCCGCCATCCTCTAGTTCTTCTGTTATTGTCTACAGTCCCAG GGCGATGTGCTTGATTGATTTTGGGTTGCCTGTTGGTAGAGATGATGATGTTGAGTTTGCAAATGATCAAGGACTAACAAGAAAGCTACACAGCAATGGTGTTCTGAAACATAAGCGGAAAGTTAACGAATTAGAAACTAAACATGGTGGTAGaaagaattttgaattttgtgctTTCAGGGATCCTGTTTTATTCGTTGAACATCTTTCTAAAAATTCTCTCTTGGTCATAGACAAGCCGTGGATACAAGTTGTTAAGACTTTTGATACCCAACCTGTTCACAGACATATTTTTGGGACATAA